A single region of the Malus sylvestris chromosome 8, drMalSylv7.2, whole genome shotgun sequence genome encodes:
- the LOC126631646 gene encoding metal transporter Nramp5-like, whose product MENQNQEQQQRAGTDGASTRITAAIYSEATLPSKHFDLDLQHTIDPKDEPQKPGWRKFLAHVGPGFLVSLAYLDPGNLETDLQAGANHRYELLWVILIGLVFALIIQSLSANLGVTTGKHLSELCKAEYPPFVKYCLWLLAEVAVIAADIPEVIGTAFALNLLFNIPVWTGVLLTGFSTLLLLGLQRYGVRKLEILIAVLVFVMAACFFGEMSYVKPPASGVLQGMFIPKLSGQRATGDAIALLGALVMPHNLFLHSALVLSRKIPKSVRGINDACRYFLIESGFALFVAFLINVAIISVSGTVCHQNNLSGTEDKTCSDLTLNSASFLLQNVLGRSSKIFYAIALLASGQSSTITGTYAGQFVMQGFLDIKMKKWARNLLTRCIAITPSLIVSIIGGSSGAGRLIIIASMILSFELPFALIPLLKFSSSATKMGPHKNSIYIIVISWILGMGIIGINIYYLSTGFVGWIIHSSLPKVATVFIGILVFPLMAIYILAVVYLTLRKDTVVTFIEPTNNDPAAQNQMESGLLNSSDLPVPFRQDLAGIPLPQ is encoded by the exons atggaAAACCAAAACCAAGAACAGCAACAGAGAGCGGGTACAGATGGTGCTTCCACTCGCATAACTGCAGCCATCTATTCGGAAGCCACATTACCCAGTAAACACTTTGATCTTGACCTTCAGCATACCATTGACCCCAAGGATGAGCctcag AAGCCTGGATGGAGAAAGTTTCTAGCACATGTTGGCCCTGGATTCCTTGTCTCTTTGGCATACCTTGATCCTGGCAATT TGGAAACTGATCTGCAAGCTGGAGCAAATCACAGATACGag CTGCTATGGGTGATTCTTATTGGGTTGGTCTTCGCTCTCATAATCCAATCGCTCTCAGCAAACCTTGGCGTGACAACTG GGAAACATTTGTCAGAATTATGCAAGGCGGAATACCCACCATTTGTCAAATATTGTTTGTGGTTGCTAGCAGAAGTGGCCGTCATAGCGGCTGACATACCCGAAG TGATTGGCACGGCCTTTGCTCTTAATTTACTGTTCAATATTCCGGTTTGGACTGGAGTACTCTTAACTGGTTTCAGTACTCTCCTCCTTCTTGGCCTGCAGAGATATGGG GTGAGGAAGCTGGAAATACTGATAGCAGTGCTGGTGTTTGTGATGGCTGCCTGTTTCTTTGGGGAAATGAGTTATGTCAAGCCTCCGGCATCGGGTGTGCTCCAAGGAATGTTCATCCCTAAGCTCAGCGGCCAACGAGCCACTGGCGATGCCATTGCCCTCTTGGGAGCCCTTGTTATGCC GCACAACCTTTTTCTCCACTCAGCTCTTGTGCTTTCTAGGAAAATTCCGAAATCTGTCCGTGGCATCAAT gATGCATGTCGATATTTCTTGATAGAGAGTGGATTTGCATTATTTGTAGCATTTTTAATCAATGTTGCTATTATTTCCGTATCCGGCACTGTCTGCCATCAGAACAACCTCTCTGGTACGGAGGACAAAACATGCAGTGATCTTACTCTCAACTCTGCTTCCTTCCTTCTCCAG AATGTGTTGGGACGATCAAGCAAAATCTTTTATGCCATTGCACTATTAGCCTCAGGCCAAAGCTCCACAATTACAGGCACTTACGCAGGACAATTTGTCATGCAG GGTTTTTTGGACATTAAGATGAAAAAATGGGCTAGAAACCTACTGACCAGGTGCATTGCCATTACACCAAGTCTCATTGTTTCCATTATAGGAGGGTCTTCTGGAGCAGGCAGACTCATTATCATTGCATCG ATGATTCTATCTTTTGAGCTCCCATTTGCTCTAATTCCACTCCTCAAATTCAGCAGTAGTGCCACCAAGATGGGACCTCACAAGAATTCAATCTAT ATCATTGTGATATCATGGATTCTAGGTATGGGAATCATAGGCATCAACATCTACTACCTCAGCACAGGATTTGTGGGGTGGATAATCCACAGCAGTTTACCCAAAGTTGCAACTGTGTTCATTGGGATCTTGGTGTTCCCTCTCATGGCCATTTACATCCTTGCAGTCGTTTACCTAACCCTAAGAAAAGACACAGTGGTTACTTTTATTGAACCCACAAACAACGACCCCGCAGCCCAAAACCAAATGGAAAGTGGGCTTCTCAATTCTAGTGACCTCCCAGTACCTTTCAGACAGGACTTAGCTGGCATACCTCTACCACAATAG